In Rutidosis leptorrhynchoides isolate AG116_Rl617_1_P2 chromosome 2, CSIRO_AGI_Rlap_v1, whole genome shotgun sequence, one genomic interval encodes:
- the LOC139893534 gene encoding pumilio homolog 1-like, whose protein sequence is MITDSYSKMMSDMGMRSLVTNNEELTLLMREKHRQQVSGSSSSSDRELELNMYRSGSAPPTVEGSLNAVAGLGSEFGGISEDELRADPGYISYYYANVNLNPRLPPPLLSKEDWRFAQRANGNNNAIGDRRKVNGNGKGQSGGSGVEWAGNGLIGLGLGSRQKSIAEILQDDISQTASGSRHSSRPASRNTFDDNVDLSESHFAHLHQNLTSMDALRSSPNHPSLSSGSHTYASALGGASLSRSTTPDPQLVGRTASPRLPAVGTGRVNGPSDLISGFSGMNLSGNGHGSPVNSYMKGPTNGGNGSPSQYQNLDSPGSSLYGGYMMNPASPTMMGGVNLPPLFDNGAVAAAMGVSAMDSRAMGAGFGLGSNRVGNHSPNGVHVPLMDPLYLQNLSEYAAALNDATMDRELVTLQKAYLAGLLSPQKSQYGVNHGYFGNSGYGLGMSYPGSPLGNGLLPNSAIGSCSPGRHGDRSLRFCSGIRNFGGVESFASSLLDEFKSNKTKCFELSEIVGHVVEFSADQYGSRFIQQKLETATTEEKDMVFNEIMPQAYSLMTDVFGNYVIQKFFEHGSATQIRELAEQLNGHVLTLSLQMYGCRVIQKAIEVVELDQKTKMVTELDGHVMRCVRDQNGNHVIQKCIECVPEDAIHFIISTFYDQVVTLSTHPYGCRVIQRVLEHCHDPKTQSIVMDEILKSIIMLAQDQYGNYVVQHVLEHGKPHERTCIVDQLTGQIVQMSQQKFASNVVEKCLTFGTPEERQTLVTEMLGTTDENEPLQVMMKDQFANYVVQKVLETCDDQQLEMILNRIKVHLNALKKYTYGKHIVARVEKLVAAGERRIGALAGNAAAAAAAAAAAAAAAATATT, encoded by the exons ATGATTACTGATAGTTATTCAAAGATGATGTCTGATATGGGTATGCGATCATTGGTTACAAATAACGAGGAATTAACGTTGTTAATGAGGGAAAAACATAGGCAACAAGTGTCCGGTAGTTCTAGTAGTAGTGATCGTGAACTGGAGCTTAATATGTACAGAAGTGGGTCGGCCCCACCAACAGTTGAAGGATCATTGAATGCTGTCGCTGGATTAGGGTCTGAATTTGGGGGTATTTCAGAAGATGAATTAAGGGCTGATCCGGGGTATATTTCTTATTATTATGCTAATGTTAATTTAAACCCTAGGTTACCGCCACCGTTGTTGTCGAAAGAGGATTGGCGATTTGCGCAACGGGCGAATGGGAATAATAATGCTATTGGTGATAGGAGGAAAGTTAATGGGAATGGAAAGGGGCAGAGTGGTGGTAGTGGGGTCGAGTGGGCCGGAAACGGGCTAATCGGGCTGGGTTTAGGGAGTAGGCAGAAGAGCATTGCTGAGATCCTTCAG GATGATATTAGTCAAACTGCTTCTGGCTCTAGGCATTCATCTCGTCCAGCCAGCCGTAACACATTTGACGACAATGTTGACCTTTCTGAATCACATTTTGCTCATCTCCATCAGAATTTAACTTCAATGGATGCACTGCGTTCTAGCCCAAATCATCCGTCGTTGTCATCTGGTTCACACACTTACGCTTCGGCTCTGGGTGGTGCATCTTTATCCCGAAGCACCACCCCTGACCCGCAGCTTGTGGGCCGAACGGCTAGCCCACGACTTCCTGCTGTTGGAACTGGGCGGGTTAACGGGCCTTCAGATCTGATATCCGGTTTTTCTGGAATGAATCTTTCTGGTAACGGTCACGGGTCGCCGGTGAATTCTTACATGAAAGGGCCCACCAACGGTGGTAATGGTTCACCTTCTCAATATCAGAATCTTGACAGTCCAGGTTCATCTCTATATGGTGGTTATATGATGAACCCTGCATCACCAACCATGATGGGCGGTGTAAATTTGCCGCCTTTATTCGATAACGGGGCGGTTGCAGCCGCAATGGGTGTTTCGGCTATGGATTCAAGAGCAATGGGAGCCGGGTTCGGGTTAGGGTCAAATCGGGTTGGAAATCACAGCCCGAATGGTGTTCACGTGCCACTTATGGACCCGTTGTATCTGCAAAATTTAAGTGAATATGCTGCGGCACTTAACGATGCAACGATGGATAGGGAATTAGTGACACTTCAGAAAGCATACTTGGCTGGTTTGTTATCTCCTCAAAAGAGTCAATATGGTGTTAACCATGGTTACTTTGGTAACTCTGGTTATGGGCTTGGTATGTCGTATCCAGGAAGCCCATTGGGTAATGGTCTTTTGCCTAATTCGGCTATTGGTTCATGCAGTCCAGGTAGACACGGTGATCGTAGCTTGCGGTTTTGTTCTGGGATTCGTAATTTTGGTGGAGTTGAAAGTTTTGCATCCTCGTTGTTGGATGAGTTCAAGAGCAATAAAACTAAGTGCTTTGAGCTCTCTGAAATTGTGGGCCATGTTGTTGAATTCAG TGCGGATCAATATGGAAGTCGTTTTATTCAACAAAAGCTTGAGACCGCTACAACAGAAGAGAAGGACATGGTGTTTAATGAAATTATGCCTCAAGCTTATTCACTAATGACCGATGTATTCGGTAATTATGTCATCCAGAAG TTTTTTGAGCATGGAAGTGCTACTCAAATTAGAGAACTAGCTGAACAGCTCAATGGGCATGTTCTAACACTCAGTCTTCAGATGTATGGTTGCCGAGTTATCCAAAAG GCGATCGAGGTTGTTGAACTTGACCAAAAAACAAAAATGGTTACGGAGCTCGATGGTCATGTGATGCGTTGTGTACGTGATCAAAATGGGAATCATGTTATTCAGAAGTGTATTGAGTGTGTACCGGAAGATGCTATTCATTTTATTATCTCTACTTTTTATGATCAAGTTGTAACATTGTCAACCCATCCCTATGGTTGTCGTGTCATACAG AGGGTGTTGGAgcactgtcacgacccgaaaacacAAAGCATTGTGATGGATGAAATCTTGAAATCTATTATCATGCTGGCGCAAGACCAATATGGAAATTATGTTGTTCAG CATGTACTGGAACATGGAAAGCCACATGAGCGTACGTGTATTGTAGATCAGTTAACTGGGCAAATAGTTCAAATGAGTCAACAAAAGTTTGCCTCCAACGTTGTCGAAAAGTGCTTGACTTTTGGTACCCCGGAGGAACGCCAGACCCTTGTGACTGAAATGTTAGGCACCACCGATGAAAATGAACCACTTCAG GTAATGATGAAAGATCAGTTTGCTAATTACGTTGTTCAGAAAGTTTTGGAGACGTGTGATGACCAGCAACTTGAAATGATTCTTAATCGTATCAAGGTTCATTTGAATGCTCTCAAGAAATATACTTATGGGAAACATATAGTTGCCCGTGTCGAGAAACTCGTTGCTGCTGGAG